The genomic stretch ATGACCACGATGTCAACTGCTCCGCTTCTTACCAATGCCTCGGTAACCTCTAATGCCTGTTCCCCTGTGTCAGGCTGGGAGATGAGGAGGTCATCCACTTTCACTCCTAACTTGCGCGCATAATTTGTATCCAGTGCATGCTCTGCATCGATGAATGCGGCGGTCCCGCCTCCTGCCTGTGCCTGAGCCACTCCTGTCAGTGCGAGGGTTGTCTTTCCAGAGGACTCAGGACCAAATATCTCTACGACCCTTCCCCTTGGGAATCCGCCTATTCCGGTTGCGATGTCGAGAGCCAAAGAGCCGGTGGGTATAACCTGAATCCCTCCTGCGATTTCCTGTCCGCCGAGCTTCATTATTGCGCCCTTCCCAAATGTCTTCTCTATCTGTGCAATTGCTGTCTCAAGGGCCTTTGCCTTATCTTTGTTCATCGGTCCTCCTTTGGAATTTATTTTAACTTAAATCTCAAGGCTCTGTCATTAAGGGAATATCATCGAGCCTCGTATACTTAGACCCTTTAGGGTGTAGCTCGCTCTTCATTATGGAGATGTTTTCCACCTGTATTTTACCAAAGACCGTTCCTTTAAGGTTTTCGATTTCCCGAACCAGTGCCTCCTTGCCCCTTGCTGATTTAACCCTTCCGATCGTCAGATGCGGCTTAAACTGCCTTTCCTCTGGCTCAAACCCTATGGCAGTAAGTGCCATCTCAACTGCGCTCTGAAGCCTAACTAAATGCTCGGAATTCCTTATTCCAAGCCATACGATTCTCGGATACCTTACATTGGGAAATGCGCCTGCA from Nitrospirota bacterium encodes the following:
- the thpR gene encoding RNA 2',3'-cyclic phosphodiesterase; translated protein: MDIRCFISVELPLEIKRSIDEKTKALRDSGDDVKWVRIENLHITLKFLGKTPEARLPEIKDRLTSAVSPLRSFSIEFASAGAFPNVRYPRIVWLGIRNSEHLVRLQSAVEMALTAIGFEPEERQFKPHLTIGRVKSARGKEALVREIENLKGTVFGKIQVENISIMKSELHPKGSKYTRLDDIPLMTEP